In the candidate division KSB1 bacterium genome, CGTGCGACCAATGATCAGGGCGAGATCATCGGATCTGCGAGCAACGAGGAGGGCCAAATTTTCCTTAACACTCAGTCCTGGGCGGTAATCAGCGGTGTGGCAGAAGGACAGCGCGCAATTCAATGCATGGATATGGTGATTCGACATCTTGAAACACCGAAAGGCCCGAAAATCTTGCACCCTGCGTACACCAAAATCAATCCCCGGATTGGTTTGGCCACCCGATGTGTGCCAGGCAAGAAGGAGAATGGCGCAGTGTTCAATCATCCGGTGAGCTGGGCAATTCTCGCAGAATGTCTTTTGGGCCGAGGGGATCGGGCGTTTGAGATTTATCAAAAAGCCCTGCCCATGAACCCAATAATTGATATCGACCGCTACCAGGTGGAGCCCTATGTCTACGCTGAATATGTCACGAGCCCAGATCATCCAACCTTCGGCCAGGCAAGTCACTCTTGGCTCACTGGTTCTTCCGCATGGATGTTGCGCGATGGGATCGATTACATTTTGGGCGTCCGGCCAACCTATCGGGGATTGCTGATCGACCCCTGCATCCCACATCAATGGAAATTCTATCGGGTCATCCGAAAATTTCGTGGAAAGACTTATCATATCGAAGTGCATAATCCCCATGGGCTCAATAAAGGGATCAATCAAGTAGAGGTCGCGGAAACGAAGATTAGCGGGAACCTTATCGATTTAACAGATGCAACAGTCCAAGCGCTGATCAAAGGACGACGCGATGTTGCAATTCGGGCAACATTAGGATATTAAAACTTCTCTGACCGTTCAGTTCTGTACGAAAGCAATTATTCAACCACAGAAATAGCTTTTTCCGCAGTCGTTCTGACATCCGCGGGGAAATAAAATTCAATTTCCTATCAGCGGTTGTCTTATCATCCGCTGGGAAATAGACCTTCTGTAAGCTTTCAATTCTGTGACCAAAGCAATTTTTAACCACAGAAATGGAACTGCCACAGAAATGGTCTTTTTCAATTTTCATCTGCGGCTGTCCTATTATCTGCGGGGAGAACAATATTGATTAACTGGTATCAAAAACTATGGACAAGCAAGACCTATTATCCCAGCTCAGCTATGGCTTGATCGTTTCCTGCCAAGCGGAAGGCGACGAGCCGCTCAATACGCCGGAGATTTTGACGGCGCTCGCCCAGGCTGCCATTCGAGGGGGTGCCATTGCCATTCGAGCTGAGCGCCCTGAAAATATCGCTCGAATGAAACAGCACCTCGCTGTTCCAATCATCGGGCTTTATAAGAGAAAATATCCCGACTCTGAAGTGTATATCACTCCCACTTTAGAAGACGCCCGCGCAGTAAGCGATGCTGGGGCGGATATCATCGCTATGGACGCAACGGATCGTCCACGGCCAAATGGTCAGAGCCTGGCCGCGATTGTGTCTTTCTTGCGTCGACAGACCGATCGGCTGCTCATGGCCGATGTTTCTACGCTGGCTGAGGGCCTAGCCGCCGCCAAATTGGGCTTCGATCTCATCGGCACAACTTTATCCGGCTATACGGCCAACACGCTCGATCGAGCGGCAACCGACCAACCAGATTTTGATCTGCTCTCCAATCTGGTGGAACGCATAGGCGATCGAATCCCAATAATCGCTGAAGGGAGGATTTGGACAGCCGAACAGGCTACCGAAGCATTGCGCCGCGGGGCATTCGCCGTGGTTGTCGGAACAGCGATCACCCGACCGACCGTCATCACGCGCCGCATAGCGGAAAAGATTGATCGGTTCAAGCGATTCAAGGCCGGCTGCGCCATCGGCATTGACCTGGGTGGCACGAAAGCCAGTTTCGGCATTGTCAATCCCGAAGGAACGGTTCAATCGCAAAAAATAATCCCATCACGTTGGGAACGCGGAACCCGACAGGTCATCGGTCAACTCATCGATCAAATTCAACAATTGCTTCGTTCTTCGCAAGAACAAATTTTAGCCATTGGAATCGCCGCTAGCGGTCGTGTTGATCCGCTTAGAGGTATCGTGTTCGATGGTGTCCCCCTGGCTGACGATTATATTGGTTTCCCAATTGTCGAAACGTTTCAGACGAAAATCAAATTGCCAATATCCATCGAAAACGATGCCAATGCCGCTGCTTTTGCTGAATATGCTT is a window encoding:
- a CDS encoding putative N-acetylmannosamine-6-phosphate 2-epimerase; translated protein: MDKQDLLSQLSYGLIVSCQAEGDEPLNTPEILTALAQAAIRGGAIAIRAERPENIARMKQHLAVPIIGLYKRKYPDSEVYITPTLEDARAVSDAGADIIAMDATDRPRPNGQSLAAIVSFLRRQTDRLLMADVSTLAEGLAAAKLGFDLIGTTLSGYTANTLDRAATDQPDFDLLSNLVERIGDRIPIIAEGRIWTAEQATEALRRGAFAVVVGTAITRPTVITRRIAEKIDRFKRFKAGCAIGIDLGGTKASFGIVNPEGTVQSQKIIPSRWERGTRQVIGQLIDQIQQLLRSSQEQILAIGIAASGRVDPLRGIVFDGVPLADDYIGFPIVETFQTKIKLPISIENDANAAAFAEYALIKASRPDRLVVITIGTGIGGGIIIDGKLVRGRGNAGEIGHICIEPFGRKCRCGRRGCLEAYASRSILQQEIQQLIDAGLCASPLGYSALNTQAIIELIRANQDAVANLFHRQLDYLAAGLETIFHTIDPDLLVLSGEFAQLGEPLIQGLQQRLHRPMKIMCSQLGNQAGFIGAALLALNKLVIGE